The stretch of DNA aatctgcattcagacgtaaattcgtattttcatacattacagtttacgtttacgtttgattctgcagaactgttttccgtgcttttacgaacgagcttctttgcagtttacgcttacattttaatcctattaataactgcaatctgtcctctatgattttacgaacgagtttcaacatttagacgcaaaacagcattcagacgtaaatcggctttcctcgctcaatcgtcagatttcagttcacgtttacgtcttgatttcaactgcatactgccttctgcgagtatacaaacgagtttcaaagtttagacgtaaatctgcgtttagacgtaaatctgcgtttagacgtaaaactacgtttagacgtaaatctgcgtttagacgtaaaactgcgtttagacgtaaatctgcgtttagacgtaaatctgcgtttagacgtaaatctgcatttagacgtaaatctaagcttagatgcaaaactgcgcttaaacgcaatctgcgcttagacgcaaactgcacctagatacaaactgagaatttgcttttgcatcataatagtttttgaacgaacgcagcttttggtttttaaattaatataagatttccgctgcactaattcaccccccccccctcttagtgctctcgatcctaacagtcttcCTGCTCTGTATCAGATTTGGCATGCAATGATAAGCAAATAAAGCAGAATATTTTCTTGCTGCTTCCACTTAAGCTAGCTGTATAATCAATGTTCATGTGAAAGGTATGCTAATATATTTAATTGATCTTGTTAAGTCAAATTTTGGTTCAAAAGTATACCGATGATACACGTAGGTGACCGTTCAACTTAAGTCATAATCAATGTTACGAGCGATTACACAAGCTACTCGATCATTATTAGACGATAAAATTGTGTGTTAAATCGTCGAAGTTACGACAACCGTTCAAATTGATAACGGGATTACCAATAATCATTATGATCAAATAAATTATCTcacttggtaaaaaaaaaaaatatttttatcgatGTTATGTCATCAATTTAAAATAATCATGTCGTGGGCAGGACATATGATAAACATGATATGTATAAACTACGTGTCATCCcatataatatttaaattaaatagaTCATTGAATATGTCAAGACATCCCTTCGAGTTGTCTTCCATCCCataatttatcatcaaaattttcattttaataTTGCAACATATTGGTGTCACATAAGGATTATACCTTAGAATTCTAATTCGGTAGATCAAATGCAGCATGAAACATGTGTGCAATGGATGCTCTTATATTTAAGTGGGAAGTGGGGGCCATCCAATCATTGAGATCAACTAATCAATGATCTAAAGCTACAACCAATCACAACTCTAAACCCCAAATCAACAATTGGTTTGGAATTAATTGGCAATTAATTAATTACACGTAGGTGGGACCCAAATTGGCTAATCATCAAACATAAGCATGATGACAAGAATATTCCTCAAAACAAAGTCAAACAGGAGGAGACACCACCGACGATGACATGCGTCCCTTTTTGCTTTGTGGAACACGTGTCTCACCCGAGCGCTGTGTCACGGCTTGGGTCCCGCTCGGTCGTGCGATATTGACCACACATCACGCGGTTTATCTCGTCGTGCGGGTCACAGGATCAACAGGCCATCGACAGAAACGTTGGTCAACCGACCCAATGAGGCGCGACGGTGATTAACCGTCGGTGAATCCAGTCACCATCCACGTTAAATTTCTGTTAGACTTTGGAATAAAGAGGCGGCTCCCACTGAGGTCGCGTCACCGGTCGTAGATATAAGAGGGATTAGATGGAGGAGACCATCAGGGAAGCTCGCACAAGGCAGCCATGGCTTCCTGCTGCCCTTTCCAGCTTAATCGGATCCAAGGTTCTCCATAGCTTTAGCATCTTCTTCCGGCCTTTTCGTCGCGGTTGCTTCGCTCCAGTCCGAAAAGGTTCCTTCTTTGGCCAAAGGCTGGAGCTTTTGATTGGATCCGGAGGCGAGGACTGATGCGGCAGTTGTCGTCGTTGTTGAATGGGCTCGCGAAGTCGCTGTACGCAGGGAAGAGGAAGGTTCCGGGGGTGGAGGAAGGCAGGGAGGCGGCGGATGAGCTGAGACGGGAGGCGAAGAAGAATGATACGATATTGCGGTCATCGGGCACGACGAGGAGCTGCGTGTCCGTGTTCTCGCAGAGGGGGGAGAAGGGGGTGAATCAGGACTGTTCTATTGTTTGGGAGGTACTCCTTCGATCCCATATCTATTTCATGCGGTCTCTGTGCATTTTGGTATGTGTTCTTTTGCTTTTAGCATGTTTTGGTGATTGCTTGCTTTTACTCTTGGAATTCATGCTTCATCTGCCCCTTTAATGGCTTTATCTGAATCGATTGCATAAAATTCTAGGCAAACTTCGTGCCTCAGATAGCAATAGGATTTAGGTGGAGATAATTTTGGGTTTTCtatcatcaaatcaatttcagAACAAAAAACAATGTGATACTGTTTCATCATATTTTGTTCTACTACGAAATTGCACAATTGCATAGGTCATAACAATGTTCTGCTCATTTCCATCATCTTGTCAGATGCTTGAGCTATTAAAGATTAATTAATTGAACATAGTTTCCATGTTTGATTCAATTGTTGAAGCAATTGGGTTTGAATTGCTATTAGGAATTTGGATGCCAAGAAGACATGATGTTTTGTGGAATATTCGACGGCCATGGATCATGGGGGCACTATGTGGCTAAAGCAGTCCGGAAGTCGCTTCCTTCATCTCTACTTTGCAACTGGCAGGAGGCTCTTGCACTGGCTTCTTTGGTTGCTGATAAAAAGCCTTGCCATTTTGATGTGTGGAAGCAATCATATATTAAAAGTTTTGCCGCGGTGGATAAGGAGCTTGAACATGATCGTCGGCTGGATTCGTTCCGTAGTGGCACTACCGCTCTCACAATCGTCAAGCAAGTAATAACCAATTAAATTTCAtctgttttattattttttttctagaaaTAAGTCTTCATGCTCAAACACCTTAATCAGTTTCTTCCTCAATTGCTCTGTTCCATTGCTAGTTTTGCATGTAGGGCAGCATTTTTTTCTGGTGTTGTTTTACAGGAAATGATCTCTGCTTAAATAAAAGTTTCTAATATGTATTACTCTGAGGTTATCTCCTGGATCAAGTGACCCTGGTTGGTGATTGGTTCATCTGTCTCTTCCTTGAACTTATGATTAGAAAAGCAAGAAAATTAGCAACCACTTCATGAGTTTTTCATGTCCAGTAAGCATATTTAACTTGGAGTATGTAAAATGTGATCTAAAGACCAACCGTTATTTCTGAACTGCAACGTGGATGCAGTGGATATAATGCCTTTGAAATGGATTGAAAATGCATGTCATTGTCAAATTTGGCAATAATTTGTCGCTTGAATCATGTGAATCATGGATACAGCTTCTGATAGCGTAATAGGACAAGTTTATGACTGCCAACAACTTGTACTAATCTTTAGGCTTTCTCATTGTCTATCTTTCAATCTCTATGGAATTCTTGAATAGCTTAAGCAATAATAGAATTTACCCTCTCTGAAGTAGTTTTAAGTTTTCTAGTTCTTCCCTACAGTAGTTTGCTTCCTGTTCCTGTTTAAGTGCAAGTATGGATAGTACAAGACCCTTAATATAGCTGCCAAGTTCTGTCACAAAATTGGAAGAAATGATATTTAGGCGAACACCTTAAACTCATGCAAGCAGACGGTAAGAACAGATTACATGAAGAATTTTCAAAACTGTAGTTCACCTGAAGTTTGATTGTAATGACAAGTAATTTAGAACATGGTGCTTGCAATTAACATTTCTTCCTAGTATCGTATCCATCTCCGTATATTTTTTCTCCTACTGATTCAAGATTAGGAAATGACGATCGAAACTACTGTCACCAACTTACTGATTGACAAGAGGATGAGCTTCAAGGGAATTGGCTGCACTTTCAATAAGAAACACACAATATCATACCGAGAACCAACTCTGGCAAAATAATTTTCCTCGACAAGAGAATTATgtcctttttttttaaagatatttctTGTAGCGATTGCCGTTACTGCTAATAACTACTTGTAATATCTACATTTTGTGTGATGTTTCTGACTGTTCGCTTTTCAGGGGGAACTCATGGTAATAGCAAATATCGGTGATTCGCGTGCTGTGTTAGCGACGACTTCTGATGATGGCAGCTTGGTTCCTATTCAACTTACCATTGATTTTAAACCAAACTTACCTCGTAAGTTTCATGTCCTACACGCATCAACAATGAGAATATCATAGCAAACGAATTACTAGTTTTGCAAATGGTAATCAAACAACATGAGAAATCCAAAATTGCATAAGATCTTTTGAGGATACTGTTTCTCCATGTGTGTTTCATTAGCTTTAGATTGCTTATAGGGTTATAATATCAACCTCTGTTGATTTCAGAGGAAGCTGAGCGCATAACTCAGTGCAAAGGCCGTGTGTTTTGTTTGCAAGATGAACCTGGTGTGCACAGGGTGTGGCTACCAAATGAGGAAGCACCAGGATTGGCCATGTCGAGAGCATTTGGAGATTACTGCATCAAAGATTTTGGCCTTATTTCTGTGCCTGAAGTGACTCAAAGGAGCATAACCGGCAGAGATCAGTTTGTGGTACTTGCCACAGATGGGGTAACTGCAACTGGCTTTTATGTGTTAATACAAAGAAATCTATATATTTTAGTTTCATTTACACTTCATTCTTGCAAATGCAAATCTTTTTGATCTGATTACCTTTAGGAACATTTGATCAAACAACACAAACTAGCTTCTCGAGTGTGCGAAAAACAAAAAGatttttgtttctgttttctttttctaCATGCTTTACAAATGGAGTGATTTTAAATCCAAATAAATTAGCATCATGTTCTGTTTTCAAGATGATCACACTTATCATCTCTGACAGTGAGTTTGACCAATTGCTTAGGTATGGGATGTCATCTCCAACCAAGAAGCTGTGAACATTGTATCATCGACAAAGGACAGACGGAAGTCAGCCAAAAGGCTTGTGGAGTGTGCCGTCGGCGCATGGAAGCGCAAGAGGAGAGGAGTCGCCGTCGACGACTGCTCCGCTGTATGCCTATTCTTTCATTGATACATCGTTAAGTTGATGTGTTGTGTGGTCTTAATTCGAAGGTCGTCCAACAATAACATGGATTGATGCTAATCTTTGTCTGATGAAATGCTTGATGTATTATTGTTCAGCACTACTGCTGCATGCCcaaaatatatataatcaaaaCTGTGAATGAAAATATTTCCAATAACATATCAAATACTCTGAAATGATTGTTAATCCTGTGAatcaaaggagagagagaggaatgggaACAATCAACAGCAAAATTCACCAGAGAAATCTAATCAATAGAATTAGTAGGCAGATCGAGGTAAGTGAAGAATGTGGGGAAAGCATAAATTAGAATATTGTAAGGCAAGTTGACGCAACAACAATGCCCATCTAAAAATTACATGTCAACCCTACAACAACATACGCAGCCTGAGAGCACCAACATTAATCTTTCCCACATAAAGCTCCTGCACCTTAATCACATTATATTTGGTGTAGATATGGGAATACTTGCATGCTTGTAAGTTATATCCCATAGTATCTATACACTTCTTTGATACCGAGGCTTCAATGGAATAAAAGCTTTCTGATCTTTTGGCATTCCTCTTGAGCTAGAAGTATCTTCCTGCCCGTGCTTTGTCCAAGGCAACAGCACAATTTTCTGCTGAGATCCATCTGGATTTTCACAAATTCCAAGTTTCACTACAAATGTTGCCATGCAACCCTTTCCAATGCCTTCGCTTTCAAGCCAGATGTGACCTTGCATGAGACTCACATATCTGATACGAGGCCAGAAAGAAGTAATTAAGGATGTGTATGTATGACAAGAAGCAGCAGTACTAGTACTAACAAAATTGATTGATTTCACAGACGTGTACAGGAGAAGATCAATGTAGATGCTCATTAAGTGCTCCTTATATTCACCCTACATGCCAATTCACATaaacaaccaagttttgtttactTGCACTGTGTTGCTTAATGGTCCATCACCTGATATGGTTTTAACCTTAGTGTAACAATTAACCTGTCACAAAATACTCATCCTGCCAAATTGAAATGATAATCTAAGGCAGTGCAAGTAAAGAGGTACTTGGATAGTTGTGCATATTGACATTATGATGATTTTGCTACCATGAATGCAAAGTGGTACACATCATAGTACAGCTTCTTTATAGTCATTTTGATATGTTGCTCTGTGCTTTATTCTGGTAATCATGCAATATAGTCTGATGCAACTGCTAATGTATTATTGTTGGGTCCTTAGTGTAAGTTTCCATTAGGAAAACAAACAGCAGGATGTTAGTGCAAGAAATCCAAGTTGAGGCTTTAGTCTAAGTTTGATCATTAGAAGGAAATATATGCAAAAAGAGACACTTGCAAGGCCTTGTAATCAAAGACTAGTCTTCTGAATCCATGtgaattagcaaaaaaaaaaaaaggtgtcaaTACTATATGGCTATACCTCTTACAAATGGCAAGCCCAAGGCCGCTGCCACTGAATCCTCGACTTGCTACATTCCGGCCATGTGCAAATTTGGTGAAGAGATGTGGTAAATCTTGAGAACTAATTCCACAACCAGTATCCTTGACCTGCAAGAATAAAGGAGAATAGATTCAGTATAATTATAACAAACAATTTCTAAAATTACATCTCGAAACATGATATGAGATCATGCAGTCTTCTGATAACAGTGCTGCTCCTGCATCAATTAGAGGCCAACAGTCTATTGATGCACCATCAATTTACAGTAAACAGCTTGTGATCTCAATTCTCGATTACCATTTAAGATCCTGTCAGGACACTAGTTGCCATGTCCCCAAGTAATTCTTTTAAGGAGCGAGCCTAGTGAAGAAAGAATGTGGTGAAATGGTGAATGTGAAGAGCTCTTGAACTTTTAAGCCTTTTAAGAAGCCAATTAAACTAtaactcagatttttatggtgttCCTAAGAGGGAATCAATTAACACAAAATTTTCCACTCTCTAATGTTATCTAACTGCTCTCTAATTTTTCCTTACATATGATTTACTATTCATGTCACATTATGGCGAGATAACCAAAATGCTACAGGTTAATCAAGCATGGGATACTGACAATACCTGAACTCTCAAGTAGAAGTGCCCATCACTAGAAACTGGATAAAATTCAGAAGCTCTAAAATCCCTCAAGTAATCTGCCCTGGCAACGGAAGCTGCAAGTGAAATGTGACCTTCCTTCGTAAATTTAACAGCATTACCAACTATATTTAACAAAATTTGCATAAGCCGTTTTTCATCTCCAATGGCACACAATGGCAGGTCAGGTGACAGCATAAGTGACACTGATAGCTTCTTGACAGCTGCAATTGGCTTTATAAAATTCACAACctataatacaaaaaaatttcCAGACAAAGTACAACTATCTTTAATGTTATATACATACACCAAACACACACACAATCAAGGTTAACATAAAAAAGAAACAAGTTACCTCTCTGAAGACAGAATGTAGATTAAAAGTTCCAATTTCTAGCTCAAGGCTTCCATCCTCCAACTTAGAAAGATCTAAAATATCATTGATGAGTGTTGCCAAAAGGCTGCTACTTTTCAAGACGGTCTCAACCATTGATCGCTGTTCGGGGTTTAGTTCAGTCTCCAGAAGCAAGGAAGAAAGTGTAATAATTGCATGTAATGGAGTTCGCATTTCATGGTTCATGACAGCTAGAAAATCATTGCGAGCACGAATTGCTAATTCTGCCTCCTGACGTGCATAATCTAGGGCAACATTTTGTTCCATTAGTAGATCACGTGCCCGCATAGATTCTTCTAGTATAGCTGCATGTGAAAGTGCAACTGCTACCTGAACAGAGGTTTTTAGTGCTTTTGAGTGTCTAGAAGCATATATTAGGAACTCATACCATATGCAATGCAAGTACTTGAGAAATTAATGACAAAATTTCTTTTCGCACTTCACTAGGCACTTTCAAAAGTTGTAGAATTTATTTTGTTGGGACAGACAGAAGAGCCATGCTTATGACAAAATGAGTGAGAATAACAAGCCATATGAACTTGTGCAGACAAAAAAGAATATGTCAAACTTAAGAAAATCAATAAATCTCCAGAAGAAGCTGAACGAGCTAAAAATTTTATGCATCcagagaagaaaaagggaaacTATTGTTCCTGTATTTTTTAATCATCTACCAACTAAGATGATGTTGTCACCAAAACCAACATGCATAAGGCATCACCATATTTTAGCCATGTGAACAAATAATCATGACAGTCATCCTGAATGTTTAAGAGAAGACATTACAGATCTACTGCTTGTACCAGGCTCATGTAACAATCTCTGAATCAGAATCCAAGGTTCAGATGGACATCAGAAAGAGGTCAGgtcgataaaataataaaataaataataataataatttaaagataaaaaaaattgacaaaataaaaaaaaaattattcaagaaaTTAGTATAAGTAGAATCCATAAAATTTTGAATATTAGCAAATAAAAACTAAATTTACAAATGCA from Musa acuminata AAA Group cultivar baxijiao chromosome BXJ2-11, Cavendish_Baxijiao_AAA, whole genome shotgun sequence encodes:
- the LOC135586605 gene encoding probable protein phosphatase 2C 34; its protein translation is MRQLSSLLNGLAKSLYAGKRKVPGVEEGREAADELRREAKKNDTILRSSGTTRSCVSVFSQRGEKGVNQDCSIVWEEFGCQEDMMFCGIFDGHGSWGHYVAKAVRKSLPSSLLCNWQEALALASLVADKKPCHFDVWKQSYIKSFAAVDKELEHDRRLDSFRSGTTALTIVKQGELMVIANIGDSRAVLATTSDDGSLVPIQLTIDFKPNLPQEAERITQCKGRVFCLQDEPGVHRVWLPNEEAPGLAMSRAFGDYCIKDFGLISVPEVTQRSITGRDQFVVLATDGVWDVISNQEAVNIVSSTKDRRKSAKRLVECAVGAWKRKRRGVAVDDCSAVCLFFH
- the LOC135626714 gene encoding probable ethylene response sensor 1 isoform X2, whose product is MENCDCIEPQWPADELLIKYQEMGLIRTQEETGRHVRMLTHEIRSTLDRDTILKTTLVELGRTLGLEECALWMPSRNGSSLYLSRTLHHQLPTGSTVPINLPVVNQIFSSNHAMIIPHTCQLAKIRPSSGRYVPPEVAAVRVPLLHLSNFQINDWSELSAKSYAVMVLILPSDSARKWHVHELELVEVVADQVAVALSHAAILEESMRARDLLMEQNVALDYARQEAELAIRARNDFLAVMNHEMRTPLHAIITLSSLLLETELNPEQRSMVETVLKSSSLLATLINDILDLSKLEDGSLELEIGTFNLHSVFREVVNFIKPIAAVKKLSVSLMLSPDLPLCAIGDEKRLMQILLNIVGNAVKFTKEGHISLAASVARADYLRDFRASEFYPVSSDGHFYLRVQVKDTGCGISSQDLPHLFTKFAHGRNVASRGFSGSGLGLAICKRYVSLMQGHIWLESEGIGKGCMATFVVKLGICENPDGSQQKIVLLPWTKHGQEDTSSSRGMPKDQKAFIPLKPRYQRSV
- the LOC135626714 gene encoding probable ethylene response sensor 1 isoform X3 codes for the protein MGLIRTQEETGRHVRMLTHEIRSTLDRDTILKTTLVELGRTLGLEECALWMPSRNGSSLYLSRTLHHQLPTGSTVPINLPVVNQIFSSNHAMIIPHTCQLAKIRPSSGRYVPPEVAAVRVPLLHLSNFQINDWSELSAKSYAVMVLILPSDSARKWHVHELELVEVVADQVAVALSHAAILEESMRARDLLMEQNVALDYARQEAELAIRARNDFLAVMNHEMRTPLHAIITLSSLLLETELNPEQRSMVETVLKSSSLLATLINDILDLSKLEDGSLELEIGTFNLHSVFREVVNFIKPIAAVKKLSVSLMLSPDLPLCAIGDEKRLMQILLNIVGNAVKFTKEGHISLAASVARADYLRDFRASEFYPVSSDGHFYLRVQVKDTGCGISSQDLPHLFTKFAHGRNVASRGFSGSGLGLAICKRYVSLMQGHIWLESEGIGKGCMATFVVKLGICENPDGSQQKIVLLPWTKHGQEDTSSSRGMPKDQKAFIPLKPRYQRSV
- the LOC135626714 gene encoding probable ethylene response sensor 1 isoform X1, encoding MENCDCIEPQWPADELLIKYQYISDFFIALAYFSIPLELIYFVKKSSFFPYRWVLIQFGAFIVLCGATHLINLWTFTVHSKTLAIVMTIAKVSTAVVSCATALMLVHIIPDLLSVKTRELFLKNKAEELDREMGLIRTQEETGRHVRMLTHEIRSTLDRDTILKTTLVELGRTLGLEECALWMPSRNGSSLYLSRTLHHQLPTGSTVPINLPVVNQIFSSNHAMIIPHTCQLAKIRPSSGRYVPPEVAAVRVPLLHLSNFQINDWSELSAKSYAVMVLILPSDSARKWHVHELELVEVVADQVAVALSHAAILEESMRARDLLMEQNVALDYARQEAELAIRARNDFLAVMNHEMRTPLHAIITLSSLLLETELNPEQRSMVETVLKSSSLLATLINDILDLSKLEDGSLELEIGTFNLHSVFREVVNFIKPIAAVKKLSVSLMLSPDLPLCAIGDEKRLMQILLNIVGNAVKFTKEGHISLAASVARADYLRDFRASEFYPVSSDGHFYLRVQVKDTGCGISSQDLPHLFTKFAHGRNVASRGFSGSGLGLAICKRYVSLMQGHIWLESEGIGKGCMATFVVKLGICENPDGSQQKIVLLPWTKHGQEDTSSSRGMPKDQKAFIPLKPRYQRSV